From Brassica oleracea var. oleracea cultivar TO1000 chromosome C3, BOL, whole genome shotgun sequence, a single genomic window includes:
- the LOC106331797 gene encoding mRNA turnover protein 4 homolog, whose protein sequence is MPKSKRDRPVTLSKTKKKGREHKETIVNGIREAVEKYSSVYVFSFENMRNIKFKEFRQQFRHNGRFFLGSNKVMQVALGRSASDEMHPGIFKVSKMLRGDAGLLVTDMPKEEVESLFNAYEDSDFSRTGSTAVETVELKEGPLEQFTHEMEPFLRKQGMPVRLNKGTVELLSDFVVCEEGKPLSPESSRILRLLGIKLATFKLNLVCRWSPSDFELYREGLDLSDVETS, encoded by the exons ATGCCTAAATCAAAGAGAGACAGACCAG TTACTTTGTCGAAGACAAAGAAGAAAGGAAGAGAGCACAAGGAGACTATTGTCAATGGAATCAGAGAGGCTGTTGAGAAGTATTCATCTGTCTATGTTTTCTCTTTTGAGAACATGAGAAACATCAAGTTCAAGGAGTTCCGACAGCAGTTTAGACACAACGGAAG GTTCTTCCTCGGTTCGAACAAAGTGATGCAGGTTGCTCTAGGTCGTTCTGCTTCCGATGAAATGCATCCTGGTATCTTCAAAGTCTCCAAG ATGCTTCGTGGTGATGCTGGACTTCTTGTTACTGATATGCCAAAGGAAGAGGTCGAAAG CTTATTTAACGCTTATGAGGATTCAGACTTTTCAAGAACCGGAAGCACTGCAGTGGAAACG GTTGAGCTGAAGGAAGGACCTCTAGAACAGTTCACACATGAGATGGAACCGTTTCTTAGGAAGCAGGGTATGCCTGTTCGTCTTAACAAAG GTACGGTGGAGTTACTCTCCGACTTTGTAGTTTGTGAAGAAGGAAAACCTCTTTCACCAGAATCTTCTCGCATTTTG CGTCTGTTGGGAATCAAGTTGGCTACTTTCAAACTCAACCTAGTCTGCAGATGGAGCCCTAGTGACTTTGAGCTTTACCGAGAAGGCTTGGATCTCTCAGACGTTGAAACCTCTTGA
- the LOC106329213 gene encoding protein indeterminate-domain 16-like: MIDYEKNNNHQNFPSSSSPDLLLAINGAAVINKRKRRPAGTPDPDADVVSLSPRTLLESDRYVCEICNQGFQRDQNLQMHRRRHKVPWKLLKREKKDEEVRKRVYVCPEPTCLHHDPCHALGDLVGIKKHFRRKHSVLKQWVCERCSKGYAVQSDYKAHLKTCGSRGHSCDCGRVFSRVESFIEHQDTCTIRGPQPTNHRPLHQNTEGHATPSRTFLTPRINPFLLGVPFLRPPQASHQQSLAFASSAPFENLQLQLSIGRTKTQVKRNEKGESSLTMERAIEEARRAEKMRQEARRQIEMAQVDFEKAKNIRKEAKAELEKAHVVREEAIKRINATMLEITCHSCKDLFQLPVMADESTSSLVTCYVSSATTEGEAE; this comes from the exons ATGATAGATTACGAGAAAAACAACAACCATCAGAACTTTCCCTCTTCATCTTCCCCCGATCTTCTTCTTGCCATCAATGGAGCAGCCGTGATTAATAAGAGGAAACGGAGACCAGCAGGGACACCAG ATCCAGATGCTGATGTTGTATCTTTATCCCCAAGAACCCTGCTAGAGTCAGATCGGTACGTGTGTGAGATCTGCAACCAAGGCTTTCAGAGGGATCAGAACCTCCAGATGCATAGAAGAAGGCATAAAGTACCATGGAAGCTTCTGAAGAGAGAGAAGAAAGATGAGGAGGTGAGAAAGAGAGTCTACGTGTGTCCTGAGCCAACTTGTCTGCACCACGACCCATGCCACGCCCTCGGAGATCTGGTCGGAATCAAAAAGCACTTCCGCAGGAAACACAGCGTCCTCAAGCAATGGGTTTGCGAGAGATGCTCAAAAGGCTACGCTGTTCAATCTGACTACAAAGCCCATCTCAAAACCTGCGGTTCACGCGGTCATTCATGCGACTGCGGCCGCGTTTTCTCCAG GGTTGAAAGTTTCATAGAGCACCAAGATACTTGCACCATCCGGGGACCTCAGCCCACCAACCACCGTCCTCTACATCAGAACACAGAGGGCCATGCAACTCCATCAAGAACCTTTTTAACCCCACGCATTAACCCTTTTTTGCTTGGAGTTCCTTTCTTAAGGCCACCACAAGCGTCGCATCAACAGTCTCTAGCTTTCGCTTCATCAGCTCCTTTCGAGAACCTCCAGCTTCAACTATCCATAGGAAGGACGAAAACACAAGTGAAAAGAAACGAAAAGGGTGAGTCAAGTTTAACAATGGAGAGAGCAATTGAGGAAGCGAGGAGGGCGGAGAAAATGAGACAAGAAGCGAGGAGGCAGATAGAGATGGCACAAGTGGATTTTGAGAAGGCGAAGAATATAAGGAAAGAAGCGAAGGCCGAGCTGGAGAAGGCTCATGTTGTTAGAGAAGAAGCAATAAAGAGGATTAATGCAACAATGTTGGAGATCACTTGCCATTCTTGCAAGGATCTGTTTCAGCTCCCCGTTATGGCTGATGAGAGTACGTCGTCTCTTGTTACGTGTTATGTTTCCTCGGCGACAACGGAAGGGGAAGCCGAGTGA